The Litchfieldia alkalitelluris genome has a window encoding:
- a CDS encoding STAS/SEC14 domain-containing protein: protein MYKLEVIDQNLRIFGLAWLGKVSPEEVQEVNDKLASYLTELNIDEFDLLVDMSEITVLLPATQKEIVKHQEWLLQNGMQRAAVVVNSSIAKLQLKRTARESNHAKEFHFDTVKQALGFLKEVQTLKI from the coding sequence ATGTATAAACTAGAAGTGATTGATCAAAATTTAAGAATCTTTGGTTTGGCGTGGCTGGGAAAGGTTTCACCGGAAGAAGTCCAAGAAGTAAATGACAAGCTTGCTAGCTATTTAACAGAATTAAATATAGACGAATTCGATTTATTAGTGGATATGAGTGAGATTACGGTATTGCTTCCGGCAACACAAAAGGAGATCGTCAAGCACCAGGAGTGGTTACTTCAAAATGGTATGCAAAGAGCTGCTGTGGTCGTAAATAGTTCTATTGCAAAACTACAGCTGAAGAGAACAGCCAGGGAATCAAATCATGCAAAAGAATTTCACTTTGATACAGTAAAACAAGCACTAGGGTTTTTAAAAGAAGTACAGACTTTAAAAATCTAA
- a CDS encoding class I SAM-dependent methyltransferase — translation METLYNRIGDSYDITRRADPEIARLIRNHLDIPNGSKVLDAACGTGNYTVALAQSGLEMVGVDISSKMISQAHEKSSVINWEVANIEKLPFENNYFNGIACILAIHHFESLLKSFQEIYRCLDFGSRFVIFTSTPEQINLYWLKEYFPKAIEASAKQMPTLAEVTKALGDSGFSIVGTETFLVQPDLEDFFLYSGKFKPELYLDPQVRAGISTFANLSSEEDVEDGCKKLKHDIDTNQVEKVISKYSSYLGDYLFIIAEKK, via the coding sequence ATGGAAACTCTTTATAATCGAATTGGTGACTCTTACGATATTACTAGAAGAGCAGACCCCGAAATAGCTCGTCTCATACGGAATCATTTGGATATACCAAACGGCAGTAAAGTACTAGACGCTGCTTGTGGAACAGGAAATTATACAGTCGCATTAGCTCAATCAGGATTAGAAATGGTAGGAGTCGATATTTCTAGCAAAATGATTTCACAAGCACATGAAAAGTCATCGGTCATTAATTGGGAAGTAGCGAATATTGAGAAGTTGCCTTTTGAGAATAATTATTTTAATGGTATAGCATGTATTTTAGCCATCCATCATTTTGAAAGTCTTTTAAAATCTTTTCAAGAAATCTACCGGTGTCTAGATTTCGGTAGCAGATTTGTCATCTTTACATCCACTCCAGAACAAATAAATCTTTATTGGCTTAAAGAATATTTCCCAAAAGCAATTGAAGCTTCTGCTAAACAAATGCCTACATTAGCAGAAGTAACTAAAGCGCTTGGTGATTCTGGATTTAGCATAGTCGGAACTGAGACATTCTTGGTACAGCCTGACCTTGAGGATTTTTTCCTGTATAGCGGAAAATTCAAACCTGAGCTTTATTTAGATCCACAAGTACGGGCAGGCATATCAACCTTTGCAAATTTATCATCTGAGGAAGATGTGGAAGATGGGTGCAAAAAACTTAAACACGATATAGATACGAATCAGGTTGAAAAGGTTATTTCTAAGTATAGTAGCTATTTAGGTGATTACCTCTTTATCATTGCGGAAAAGAAGTAA